The following proteins are co-located in the Haloarcula marismortui ATCC 43049 genome:
- a CDS encoding diacylglycerol/lipid kinase family protein — MQIGSRRCILNPVSGDGEHADYVPRLMEARGFEVYETQAAGDAVELGREAGRAEASEVAVCGGDGTVNEVVRGLNDAGHLDSVTLSVIPAGTANLLAGNIGVTDIQHGVEIADIGATRPVDVGVADEEPFLVSCIAGLPADASVSTPGDLKERFGTLAFLLTGAQEALRFDGLDITIAAVGEDGPFTWSGEATCLLVGNARKFVAEGGQANMEDGLLDVAIVEQMPTGNLVAEAIGQRLLALDTDGVTHVRADEITIAGHGKELTFSRDGELSTHETLSLSVRETTLTLRVGPGYEPDPV, encoded by the coding sequence ATGCAGATTGGTTCGCGTCGGTGTATCCTCAACCCCGTCAGCGGCGACGGCGAGCACGCCGACTACGTTCCGCGGCTGATGGAGGCACGCGGGTTCGAGGTGTACGAAACTCAGGCGGCGGGCGACGCGGTCGAACTCGGCCGCGAGGCCGGGCGGGCTGAGGCCTCTGAGGTCGCCGTCTGTGGCGGCGACGGGACGGTGAACGAGGTTGTCCGCGGACTCAACGACGCCGGCCACCTCGACTCGGTGACGCTGAGCGTCATCCCGGCCGGGACGGCGAACCTTCTGGCCGGGAACATCGGCGTCACAGACATCCAACACGGTGTCGAAATCGCCGATATCGGAGCGACGCGACCGGTCGACGTGGGCGTCGCCGACGAGGAGCCGTTTCTCGTCTCCTGTATCGCCGGCCTCCCCGCCGACGCCAGCGTTTCGACTCCGGGCGACCTCAAAGAGCGGTTCGGCACGCTGGCGTTTCTGCTCACCGGCGCACAGGAGGCGCTTCGTTTCGACGGGCTCGATATCACCATCGCGGCTGTCGGGGAGGATGGACCGTTCACCTGGTCCGGCGAGGCCACCTGCCTGCTGGTGGGCAACGCCCGCAAGTTCGTCGCCGAAGGTGGGCAAGCAAACATGGAAGACGGCCTGCTCGACGTGGCTATCGTTGAACAGATGCCAACAGGGAACCTCGTCGCGGAGGCCATCGGCCAGCGACTACTGGCGCTCGATACCGACGGCGTGACCCACGTTCGAGCGGACGAGATTACCATCGCCGGGCACGGCAAGGAACTCACGTTCAGTCGCGACGGCGAACTCAGCACGCACGAGACGCTGTCGCTGTCGGTGCGTGAGACCACACTGACGCTGCGAGTCGGGCCGGGCTACGAGCCGGACCCAGTGTGA